The genomic DNA GAGGTGGGGGAATATCCCTCGATCATGCGACCCATCGCCTGCTGCACAGTCGCCGCTCCCATCAGGACGAAGAAGTTCATCGCCGTCATTGCGGTGGCACTGATTCCCTGGGGGAACATTTCGCGGACCATCGGATAGATGGCCACGCCTGACGAGACGGCAAGTCCGATGACGAGAAACACGGCGGGGAGTGCCGGGCGTGCTATCGATTCCGCAGGCCCGAGAAAAAGTGCCATCAGCAGCAGGAGAAGGGCTTGGCCGATGAGAAGGGTCCATTTGCGGGACTTCAGAAGCCGGTCGGATATTTTTCCGACAAAGGTGCAGCCGAGAATAAACCCGACGGAGGTGAAAAGGAGGATGCTTCCGGCTCCTTTACGGGAGAAGCCAAGGGCGTCCATGAGATAAGGCCCCCCCCACAATCCCTGCAATGCCATGTAGTTTGCGTACCAGAAGAAGGAGAGCAGGGAGAGAAGCCAGAAGGAGGGGGTCGTGAAGACGGTGTGCCAGCCCCGTAACAATCCCGCATGTTCAGTGGATGCGGAGCCATGAGGCTGGGCGGGGTCACGGTCACGTACGATCATGTAGGCAAGAAGCACCACGAGCGCCTGGATTATACCCGCTGCAACAAATGGCTCCCTCCAGCCGAACCGTGCGATCGCCGCCGCAAGGGGAGCAGTTGCGGCGAGGTTTCCCAGATTGCCGATGGCTATGATGAGGCCGGAGATTGTGGCGAATTCTCGGGGCGAGTACCAGTTCCCGAAGATCTTGAGGGCGCCCATGAGAACGCATGCGCTTCCCATTCCCAGAAGAATCCGCCCGGCCAATGCAGCGTAGA from Geobacter sp. DSM 9736 includes the following:
- a CDS encoding MFS transporter encodes the protein MKRRNIFIVLSCMYVLAYFFRVSMAVASKDLSTELRLDAVQLGTLSGAFFYAFALVQIPLGPLLDRFGGRIVISLTGLLTAAGAFLLAAAPSFYAALAGRILLGMGSACVLMGALKIFGNWYSPREFATISGLIIAIGNLGNLAATAPLAAAIARFGWREPFVAAGIIQALVVLLAYMIVRDRDPAQPHGSASTEHAGLLRGWHTVFTTPSFWLLSLLSFFWYANYMALQGLWGGPYLMDALGFSRKGAGSILLFTSVGFILGCTFVGKISDRLLKSRKWTLLIGQALLLLLMALFLGPAESIARPALPAVFLVIGLAVSSGVAIYPMVREMFPQGISATAMTAMNFFVLMGAATVQQAMGRMIEGYSPTSAGYPPEAYHTAFLLPVCGLAIALFLFLWVKDTSPDGGSVSSARPNSDGSGS